In Carya illinoinensis cultivar Pawnee chromosome 9, C.illinoinensisPawnee_v1, whole genome shotgun sequence, the following are encoded in one genomic region:
- the LOC122276049 gene encoding uncharacterized protein LOC122276049 isoform X4, translating to MKKPNRSMAHRKNSSSPSPIPIGNCEVTVETNNFTFQSDPSSLQISIYRGAKIKISVMEKMTRRNSNELGASKCEEKDEGEKVFLLLNPKDSDSCTKSYLQYVLNMYMKELPAMNYAANTGKQSTFLERCVTNGKYCTLLLLSNSLGDFGEGFGHLLYVELRRRLQSVGIRTIFCWGDKESEGFWHKQGFVSIAEVDSKGRARRLPIKADIRRALCFPGGSTLMVSHLNKEISDNPADSLKLCLPLKPRETCSSSAFGAQQLRLSRSENLPPKGLMNDGLPREDEKSGGAHWNKMAAGAELSKKVTDPNVKQCSCSTQGSKRRVWEASLSSLKSKKVKGSHSIDCQVGSNCGLALGGDENESCFQGCSLDTSRDKYLTRATHSAPLSSSCVEKIVEEHQLVNVMQEVSVSEDFKSKGECFRIMLMNIADDAKRTHLTKVIEDLGGAVICDGSLSTHVVTGKVRKTLNFCTALCSGAWIVSPSWLKESFREGRFVDEFLYVLNDEEYMLRYKAELKHAVLRAKASPQALLKGYYVCIAAHVQPPAKTLSAIVRSAGGEIIRGLEKVNEASRTIFVACEEDMDEALLAVKKGIWTFSSDWLMNCVMRQELDLQAPQFAESL from the exons ATGAAGAAACCAAACAGATCAATGGCGCATAGAAAGAACTCTTCATCTCCCTCTCCAATCCCGATCG gGAATTGCGAGGTCACTGTCGAAACAAATAACTTCACCTTCCAGTCGGACCCTAGCAGCCTTCAAATCTCAATCTACAGGGGCGCAAAAATCAAAATCTCAG TGATGGAAAAGATGACTAGAAGGAATAGTAATGAGCTTGGGGCTTCGAAATGTGAAGAGAAAG ATGAGGGGGAGAAAGTTTTCTTGCTCCTCAATCCCAAGGACTCCGATAGCTGTACTAAATCGTATCTTCAG TATGTACTAAATATGTACATGAAGGAGCTTCCCGCTATGAACTATGCTGCTAATACTGGAAAGCAATCAACGTTCCTTGAACGATGTGTAACGAATGG gAAATATTGTACGTTGCTTTTGTTATCCAACTCTCTGGGAGATTTTGGAGAG GGTTTTGGTCACCTCCTGTATGTAGAATTGAGAAGGCGACTCCAGAGTGTTGGTATTCGCACAATATTCTGCTGGGGAGACAAGGAATCTGAAGGGTTTTGGCATAAACAG GGTTTTGTATCTATAGCTGAGGTAGACTCCAAGGGTAGAGCTCGTAGGCTACCTATTAAAGCTGACATACGCAGAGCTTTATGCTTCCCTGGTGGTTCAACCCTCATGGTTTCTCATCTTAACAAGGAAATTTCAGATAACCCTGCAGATTCTCTTAAATTGTGTTTGCCATTAAAGCCTCGTGAGACATGTTCATCATCTGCTTTTGGAGCTCAACAGCTTCGACTTTCCAGATCTGAAAATCTTCCACCCAAAGGGTTGATGAATGATGGGCTCCCAAGGGAAGACGAAAAGTCAGGTg GAGCACACTGGAACAAGATGGCTGCTGGTGCAGAACTATCCAAGAAGGTAACTGATCCTAATGTAAAGCAATGTTCTTGTTCCACACAAGGTTCAAAGAGGAGGGTTTGGGAAGCCTCTTTATCTTCATTGAAGTCGAAAAAAGTAAAGGGTAGCCATTCAATTGACTGTCAAGTTGGTTCTAACTGCGGTTTAGCTTTAGGAGGTGATGAGAATGAATCTTGTTTTCAAGGATGTTCCTTGGACACTTCAAGAGACAAATATTTGACGAGAGCTACTCATAGTGCTCCTTTGAGTAGCAGTTGTGTGGAAAAGATTGTTGAAGAACATCAGTTGGTTAATGTAATGCAAGAAGTGTCGGTCAGCGAAGATTTTAAGTCAAAGGGAGAATGCTTTAGAATCATGTTGATGAATATTGCTGATGATGCTAAGAGAACTCATCTCACAAAG GTAATCGAAGACCTTGGCGGTGCTGTTATATGCGATGGAAGTTTAAGCACACATGTTGTCACGGGAAAAGTGAGGAAAACACTGAACTTCTGCACTGCTCTGTGTTCAGG AGCTTGGATAGTCTCGCCTAGTTGGTTGAAAGAAAGCTTCCGTGAAGGCAGATTTGTGG ATGAATTTCTCTACGTATTAAATGATGAAGAATACATGTTGAGGTACAAAGCTGAGCTAAAACATGCAGTTCTCAGAGCAAAAGCAAGTCCTCAGGCTTTGCTCAAAGGGTATTACGTTTGCATAGCGGCTCATGTTCAACCCCCTGCCAAGACTTTATCTGCAATTGTCAGGTCTGCTGGTGGAGAG atcattCGTGGACtggagaaagtgaatgaagCATCAAGAACAATCTTCGTGGCATGCGAGGAAGACATGGATGAAGCACTGTTGGCTGTAAAGAAAGGGATTTGGACTTTCAGTAGTGACTGGTTAATGAACTGTGTCATGAGACAAGAGCTCGACCTGCAGGCTCCCCAATTTGCAGAGTCCCTTTAA
- the LOC122276049 gene encoding uncharacterized protein LOC122276049 isoform X3, which translates to MKKPNRSMAHRKNSSSPSPIPIGNCEVTVETNNFTFQSDPSSLQISIYRGAKIKISVMEKMTRRNSNELGASKCEEKDEGEKVFLLLNPKDSDSCTKSYLQYVLNMYMKELPAMNYAANTGKQSTFLERCVTNGKYCTLLLLSNSLGDFGEVVAAITYQIVPADTQYAEIPLAAGFGHLLYVELRRRLQSVGIRTIFCWGDKESEGFWHKQGFVSIAEVDSKGRARRLPIKADIRRALCFPGGSTLMVSHLNKEISDNPADSLKLCLPLKPRETCSSSAFGAQQLRLSRSENLPPKGLMNDGLPREDEKSGGAHWNKMAAGAELSKKVTDPNVKQCSCSTQGSKRRVWEASLSSLKSKKVKGSHSIDCQVGSNCGLALGGDENESCFQGCSLDTSRDKYLTRATHSAPLSSSCVEKIVEEHQLVNVMQEVSVSEDFKSKGECFRIMLMNIADDAKRTHLTKVIEDLGGAVICDGSLSTHVVTGKVRKTLNFCTALCSGAWIVSPSWLKESFREGRFVDEFLYVLNDEEYMLRYKAELKHAVLRAKASPQALLKGYYVCIAAHVQPPAKTLSAIVRSAGGEIIRGLEKVNEASRTIFVACEEDMDEALLAVKKGIWTFSSDWLMNCVMRQELDLQAPQFAESL; encoded by the exons ATGAAGAAACCAAACAGATCAATGGCGCATAGAAAGAACTCTTCATCTCCCTCTCCAATCCCGATCG gGAATTGCGAGGTCACTGTCGAAACAAATAACTTCACCTTCCAGTCGGACCCTAGCAGCCTTCAAATCTCAATCTACAGGGGCGCAAAAATCAAAATCTCAG TGATGGAAAAGATGACTAGAAGGAATAGTAATGAGCTTGGGGCTTCGAAATGTGAAGAGAAAG ATGAGGGGGAGAAAGTTTTCTTGCTCCTCAATCCCAAGGACTCCGATAGCTGTACTAAATCGTATCTTCAG TATGTACTAAATATGTACATGAAGGAGCTTCCCGCTATGAACTATGCTGCTAATACTGGAAAGCAATCAACGTTCCTTGAACGATGTGTAACGAATGG gAAATATTGTACGTTGCTTTTGTTATCCAACTCTCTGGGAGATTTTGGAGAG GTTGTAGCTGCAATTACATATCAAATAGTCCCGGCTGATACTCAATATGCTGAGATCCCTCTTGCTGCT GGTTTTGGTCACCTCCTGTATGTAGAATTGAGAAGGCGACTCCAGAGTGTTGGTATTCGCACAATATTCTGCTGGGGAGACAAGGAATCTGAAGGGTTTTGGCATAAACAG GGTTTTGTATCTATAGCTGAGGTAGACTCCAAGGGTAGAGCTCGTAGGCTACCTATTAAAGCTGACATACGCAGAGCTTTATGCTTCCCTGGTGGTTCAACCCTCATGGTTTCTCATCTTAACAAGGAAATTTCAGATAACCCTGCAGATTCTCTTAAATTGTGTTTGCCATTAAAGCCTCGTGAGACATGTTCATCATCTGCTTTTGGAGCTCAACAGCTTCGACTTTCCAGATCTGAAAATCTTCCACCCAAAGGGTTGATGAATGATGGGCTCCCAAGGGAAGACGAAAAGTCAGGTg GAGCACACTGGAACAAGATGGCTGCTGGTGCAGAACTATCCAAGAAGGTAACTGATCCTAATGTAAAGCAATGTTCTTGTTCCACACAAGGTTCAAAGAGGAGGGTTTGGGAAGCCTCTTTATCTTCATTGAAGTCGAAAAAAGTAAAGGGTAGCCATTCAATTGACTGTCAAGTTGGTTCTAACTGCGGTTTAGCTTTAGGAGGTGATGAGAATGAATCTTGTTTTCAAGGATGTTCCTTGGACACTTCAAGAGACAAATATTTGACGAGAGCTACTCATAGTGCTCCTTTGAGTAGCAGTTGTGTGGAAAAGATTGTTGAAGAACATCAGTTGGTTAATGTAATGCAAGAAGTGTCGGTCAGCGAAGATTTTAAGTCAAAGGGAGAATGCTTTAGAATCATGTTGATGAATATTGCTGATGATGCTAAGAGAACTCATCTCACAAAG GTAATCGAAGACCTTGGCGGTGCTGTTATATGCGATGGAAGTTTAAGCACACATGTTGTCACGGGAAAAGTGAGGAAAACACTGAACTTCTGCACTGCTCTGTGTTCAGG AGCTTGGATAGTCTCGCCTAGTTGGTTGAAAGAAAGCTTCCGTGAAGGCAGATTTGTGG ATGAATTTCTCTACGTATTAAATGATGAAGAATACATGTTGAGGTACAAAGCTGAGCTAAAACATGCAGTTCTCAGAGCAAAAGCAAGTCCTCAGGCTTTGCTCAAAGGGTATTACGTTTGCATAGCGGCTCATGTTCAACCCCCTGCCAAGACTTTATCTGCAATTGTCAGGTCTGCTGGTGGAGAG atcattCGTGGACtggagaaagtgaatgaagCATCAAGAACAATCTTCGTGGCATGCGAGGAAGACATGGATGAAGCACTGTTGGCTGTAAAGAAAGGGATTTGGACTTTCAGTAGTGACTGGTTAATGAACTGTGTCATGAGACAAGAGCTCGACCTGCAGGCTCCCCAATTTGCAGAGTCCCTTTAA
- the LOC122276049 gene encoding uncharacterized protein LOC122276049 isoform X2, with protein sequence MKKPNRSMAHRKNSSSPSPIPIGNCEVTVETNNFTFQSDPSSLQISIYRGAKIKISVMEKMTRRNSNELGASKCEEKDEGEKVFLLLNPKDSDSCTKSYLQYVLNMYMKELPAMNYAANTGKQSTFLERCVTNGKYCTLLLLSNSLGDFGEVVAAITYQIVPADTQYAEIPLAAVSSIYQHKGFGHLLYVELRRRLQSVGIRTIFCWGDKESEGFWHKQGFVSIAEVDSKGRARRLPIKADIRRALCFPGGSTLMVSHLNKEISDNPADSLKLCLPLKPRETCSSSAFGAQQLRLSRSENLPPKGLMNDGLPREDEKSGAHWNKMAAGAELSKKVTDPNVKQCSCSTQGSKRRVWEASLSSLKSKKVKGSHSIDCQVGSNCGLALGGDENESCFQGCSLDTSRDKYLTRATHSAPLSSSCVEKIVEEHQLVNVMQEVSVSEDFKSKGECFRIMLMNIADDAKRTHLTKVIEDLGGAVICDGSLSTHVVTGKVRKTLNFCTALCSGAWIVSPSWLKESFREGRFVDEFLYVLNDEEYMLRYKAELKHAVLRAKASPQALLKGYYVCIAAHVQPPAKTLSAIVRSAGGEIIRGLEKVNEASRTIFVACEEDMDEALLAVKKGIWTFSSDWLMNCVMRQELDLQAPQFAESL encoded by the exons ATGAAGAAACCAAACAGATCAATGGCGCATAGAAAGAACTCTTCATCTCCCTCTCCAATCCCGATCG gGAATTGCGAGGTCACTGTCGAAACAAATAACTTCACCTTCCAGTCGGACCCTAGCAGCCTTCAAATCTCAATCTACAGGGGCGCAAAAATCAAAATCTCAG TGATGGAAAAGATGACTAGAAGGAATAGTAATGAGCTTGGGGCTTCGAAATGTGAAGAGAAAG ATGAGGGGGAGAAAGTTTTCTTGCTCCTCAATCCCAAGGACTCCGATAGCTGTACTAAATCGTATCTTCAG TATGTACTAAATATGTACATGAAGGAGCTTCCCGCTATGAACTATGCTGCTAATACTGGAAAGCAATCAACGTTCCTTGAACGATGTGTAACGAATGG gAAATATTGTACGTTGCTTTTGTTATCCAACTCTCTGGGAGATTTTGGAGAG GTTGTAGCTGCAATTACATATCAAATAGTCCCGGCTGATACTCAATATGCTGAGATCCCTCTTGCTGCTGTTAGTTCAATCTACCAGCATAAg GGTTTTGGTCACCTCCTGTATGTAGAATTGAGAAGGCGACTCCAGAGTGTTGGTATTCGCACAATATTCTGCTGGGGAGACAAGGAATCTGAAGGGTTTTGGCATAAACAG GGTTTTGTATCTATAGCTGAGGTAGACTCCAAGGGTAGAGCTCGTAGGCTACCTATTAAAGCTGACATACGCAGAGCTTTATGCTTCCCTGGTGGTTCAACCCTCATGGTTTCTCATCTTAACAAGGAAATTTCAGATAACCCTGCAGATTCTCTTAAATTGTGTTTGCCATTAAAGCCTCGTGAGACATGTTCATCATCTGCTTTTGGAGCTCAACAGCTTCGACTTTCCAGATCTGAAAATCTTCCACCCAAAGGGTTGATGAATGATGGGCTCCCAAGGGAAGACGAAAAGTCAG GAGCACACTGGAACAAGATGGCTGCTGGTGCAGAACTATCCAAGAAGGTAACTGATCCTAATGTAAAGCAATGTTCTTGTTCCACACAAGGTTCAAAGAGGAGGGTTTGGGAAGCCTCTTTATCTTCATTGAAGTCGAAAAAAGTAAAGGGTAGCCATTCAATTGACTGTCAAGTTGGTTCTAACTGCGGTTTAGCTTTAGGAGGTGATGAGAATGAATCTTGTTTTCAAGGATGTTCCTTGGACACTTCAAGAGACAAATATTTGACGAGAGCTACTCATAGTGCTCCTTTGAGTAGCAGTTGTGTGGAAAAGATTGTTGAAGAACATCAGTTGGTTAATGTAATGCAAGAAGTGTCGGTCAGCGAAGATTTTAAGTCAAAGGGAGAATGCTTTAGAATCATGTTGATGAATATTGCTGATGATGCTAAGAGAACTCATCTCACAAAG GTAATCGAAGACCTTGGCGGTGCTGTTATATGCGATGGAAGTTTAAGCACACATGTTGTCACGGGAAAAGTGAGGAAAACACTGAACTTCTGCACTGCTCTGTGTTCAGG AGCTTGGATAGTCTCGCCTAGTTGGTTGAAAGAAAGCTTCCGTGAAGGCAGATTTGTGG ATGAATTTCTCTACGTATTAAATGATGAAGAATACATGTTGAGGTACAAAGCTGAGCTAAAACATGCAGTTCTCAGAGCAAAAGCAAGTCCTCAGGCTTTGCTCAAAGGGTATTACGTTTGCATAGCGGCTCATGTTCAACCCCCTGCCAAGACTTTATCTGCAATTGTCAGGTCTGCTGGTGGAGAG atcattCGTGGACtggagaaagtgaatgaagCATCAAGAACAATCTTCGTGGCATGCGAGGAAGACATGGATGAAGCACTGTTGGCTGTAAAGAAAGGGATTTGGACTTTCAGTAGTGACTGGTTAATGAACTGTGTCATGAGACAAGAGCTCGACCTGCAGGCTCCCCAATTTGCAGAGTCCCTTTAA
- the LOC122276049 gene encoding uncharacterized protein LOC122276049 isoform X1, whose product MKKPNRSMAHRKNSSSPSPIPIGNCEVTVETNNFTFQSDPSSLQISIYRGAKIKISVMEKMTRRNSNELGASKCEEKDEGEKVFLLLNPKDSDSCTKSYLQYVLNMYMKELPAMNYAANTGKQSTFLERCVTNGKYCTLLLLSNSLGDFGEVVAAITYQIVPADTQYAEIPLAAVSSIYQHKGFGHLLYVELRRRLQSVGIRTIFCWGDKESEGFWHKQGFVSIAEVDSKGRARRLPIKADIRRALCFPGGSTLMVSHLNKEISDNPADSLKLCLPLKPRETCSSSAFGAQQLRLSRSENLPPKGLMNDGLPREDEKSGGAHWNKMAAGAELSKKVTDPNVKQCSCSTQGSKRRVWEASLSSLKSKKVKGSHSIDCQVGSNCGLALGGDENESCFQGCSLDTSRDKYLTRATHSAPLSSSCVEKIVEEHQLVNVMQEVSVSEDFKSKGECFRIMLMNIADDAKRTHLTKVIEDLGGAVICDGSLSTHVVTGKVRKTLNFCTALCSGAWIVSPSWLKESFREGRFVDEFLYVLNDEEYMLRYKAELKHAVLRAKASPQALLKGYYVCIAAHVQPPAKTLSAIVRSAGGEIIRGLEKVNEASRTIFVACEEDMDEALLAVKKGIWTFSSDWLMNCVMRQELDLQAPQFAESL is encoded by the exons ATGAAGAAACCAAACAGATCAATGGCGCATAGAAAGAACTCTTCATCTCCCTCTCCAATCCCGATCG gGAATTGCGAGGTCACTGTCGAAACAAATAACTTCACCTTCCAGTCGGACCCTAGCAGCCTTCAAATCTCAATCTACAGGGGCGCAAAAATCAAAATCTCAG TGATGGAAAAGATGACTAGAAGGAATAGTAATGAGCTTGGGGCTTCGAAATGTGAAGAGAAAG ATGAGGGGGAGAAAGTTTTCTTGCTCCTCAATCCCAAGGACTCCGATAGCTGTACTAAATCGTATCTTCAG TATGTACTAAATATGTACATGAAGGAGCTTCCCGCTATGAACTATGCTGCTAATACTGGAAAGCAATCAACGTTCCTTGAACGATGTGTAACGAATGG gAAATATTGTACGTTGCTTTTGTTATCCAACTCTCTGGGAGATTTTGGAGAG GTTGTAGCTGCAATTACATATCAAATAGTCCCGGCTGATACTCAATATGCTGAGATCCCTCTTGCTGCTGTTAGTTCAATCTACCAGCATAAg GGTTTTGGTCACCTCCTGTATGTAGAATTGAGAAGGCGACTCCAGAGTGTTGGTATTCGCACAATATTCTGCTGGGGAGACAAGGAATCTGAAGGGTTTTGGCATAAACAG GGTTTTGTATCTATAGCTGAGGTAGACTCCAAGGGTAGAGCTCGTAGGCTACCTATTAAAGCTGACATACGCAGAGCTTTATGCTTCCCTGGTGGTTCAACCCTCATGGTTTCTCATCTTAACAAGGAAATTTCAGATAACCCTGCAGATTCTCTTAAATTGTGTTTGCCATTAAAGCCTCGTGAGACATGTTCATCATCTGCTTTTGGAGCTCAACAGCTTCGACTTTCCAGATCTGAAAATCTTCCACCCAAAGGGTTGATGAATGATGGGCTCCCAAGGGAAGACGAAAAGTCAGGTg GAGCACACTGGAACAAGATGGCTGCTGGTGCAGAACTATCCAAGAAGGTAACTGATCCTAATGTAAAGCAATGTTCTTGTTCCACACAAGGTTCAAAGAGGAGGGTTTGGGAAGCCTCTTTATCTTCATTGAAGTCGAAAAAAGTAAAGGGTAGCCATTCAATTGACTGTCAAGTTGGTTCTAACTGCGGTTTAGCTTTAGGAGGTGATGAGAATGAATCTTGTTTTCAAGGATGTTCCTTGGACACTTCAAGAGACAAATATTTGACGAGAGCTACTCATAGTGCTCCTTTGAGTAGCAGTTGTGTGGAAAAGATTGTTGAAGAACATCAGTTGGTTAATGTAATGCAAGAAGTGTCGGTCAGCGAAGATTTTAAGTCAAAGGGAGAATGCTTTAGAATCATGTTGATGAATATTGCTGATGATGCTAAGAGAACTCATCTCACAAAG GTAATCGAAGACCTTGGCGGTGCTGTTATATGCGATGGAAGTTTAAGCACACATGTTGTCACGGGAAAAGTGAGGAAAACACTGAACTTCTGCACTGCTCTGTGTTCAGG AGCTTGGATAGTCTCGCCTAGTTGGTTGAAAGAAAGCTTCCGTGAAGGCAGATTTGTGG ATGAATTTCTCTACGTATTAAATGATGAAGAATACATGTTGAGGTACAAAGCTGAGCTAAAACATGCAGTTCTCAGAGCAAAAGCAAGTCCTCAGGCTTTGCTCAAAGGGTATTACGTTTGCATAGCGGCTCATGTTCAACCCCCTGCCAAGACTTTATCTGCAATTGTCAGGTCTGCTGGTGGAGAG atcattCGTGGACtggagaaagtgaatgaagCATCAAGAACAATCTTCGTGGCATGCGAGGAAGACATGGATGAAGCACTGTTGGCTGTAAAGAAAGGGATTTGGACTTTCAGTAGTGACTGGTTAATGAACTGTGTCATGAGACAAGAGCTCGACCTGCAGGCTCCCCAATTTGCAGAGTCCCTTTAA
- the LOC122275952 gene encoding protein FAR-RED IMPAIRED RESPONSE 1-like gives MGKGEENLQLSIPSSSNPPDANAGYPFQYGMGHPSPLMAISSAIDLPICKEDTCGCEETETPSSSSRVHEHGEEERPDLHETEYGTVGSPSLDQLDGGSPPLGQMEGGDMIMEPKSGMEFDSFEELTEYYRLYAKKCGFGSMTQRSERDDERNVRYVTIGCTHGGKARNRTMNVAKPRPTGKTDCKARINALKVQRKMRLTTVHNTHNHGLSPQKSQFFRCNREVSEAVKRVLDTNDLAGIRMNKSFGSLVVGAGGFENLPFLKKDYRNYIDKARYLRLGAGGAGALRDYFARMQYKNPGFFALMDLDDDGRLKNVFWADPRSRAAYQDFGDVVTFDTTYLTNRYGMPFAPFVGVNHHRQSILFGAGLISSEDTETFTWLFQT, from the exons ATgggaaaaggggaagaaaacttgcAGCTCTCAATTCCATCTAGCTCAAATCCCCCAGATGCT AATGCTGGTTACCCATTTCAATATGGGATGGGTCATCCGAGTCCTCTCATGGCTATAAGCTCTGCAATAGATTTGCCGATTTGTAAAGAGGATACATGTGGGTGTGAAGAAACTGAAACACCCAGTTCCTCCTCTAGAGTGCATGAACATGGTGAAGAGGAGAGGCCAGACCTACATGAAACCGAGTATGGCACTGTCGGTTCACCTTCGTTAGACCAATTGGATGGTGGCTCACCTCCGTTAGGGCAAATGGAGGGTGGTGATATGATTATGGAGCCAAAATCGGGGATGGAGTTTGATTCTTTTGAGGAATTAACGGAGTATTATAGGCTATATGCTAAGAAATGCGGTTTTGGATCCATGACACAACGAAGTGAGAGAGATGACGAACGAAATGTCAGATATGTCACCATTGGTTGTACTCATGGGGGAAAAGCGCGGAATAGGACAATGAATGTCGCCAAGCCACGTCCGACAGGGAAAACTGACTGTAAGGCTCGGATTAATGCCTTAAAAGTCCAGAGGAAGATGCGGTTGACCACAGTCCATAATACCCATAATCATGGGTTGAGTCCACAGAAATCCCAGTTCTTCCGATGTAATCGGGAAGTTAGTGAGGCCGTAAAAAGAGTACTAGATACTAACGACCTTGCTGGCATTCGAATGAACAAGAGCTTCGGATCTCTTGTTGTTGGTGCGGGAGGATTTGAGAACCTCCCATTTTTGAAAAAGGATTATCGTAACTACATCGACAAGGCAAGATATTTACGACTTGGAGCAGGTGGTGCTGGAGCGCTTCGAGACTATTTTGCGAGGATGCAATACAAGAATCCCGGATTCTTTGCcttgatggatttagatgatGATGGGAGGTTGAAGAATGTATTTTGGGCAGATCCACGCAGCAGGGCAGCTTATCAAGATTTTGGTGATGTGGTAACGTTTGACACCACGTACCTAACAAACAGGTATGGAATGCCCTTTGCACcctttgttggtgtaaaccatcaCAGGCAATCGATTCTCTTTGGAGCAGGGTTAATTTCCAGTGAAGACACAGAGACTTTTACATGGTTATTTCAGACCTGA
- the LOC122275953 gene encoding protein FAR1-RELATED SEQUENCE 1-like, with protein sequence MDGIAPPAIITDQDRAMKNAISIVFPKSRHRFCLWHILKKVPEKLGSHRAYKSGLKTQMMKCVYDSQTIEEFEKSWKELIGAYNLAKNVWLQSLYAERTHWVPVFLKEYFWAGMSTTQRSESMNAFFEGYVHAKTNLKEFVDQFDNALRKKMENEISSDFQSFSVTIPCISRSPIEKRFQQLYTNAKFREVQKQVMGLVDMDPSLLRRDGVKKTYLVEDEVLVDEFTKHVNFHVDFNEEDCDVKCSCGLFQMRGILCRHILAIFKCNGIKTVQDRYILNRWRKDIKRRYTLISSTYDTGSQREDSNRYSSLLNICYRMITRAAGSKEHTEDAMAKLYSMIELYGDTQEPPSIPKCQTNVDGTSNNINDVPSEKIVLSSRVVRGKGRPHL encoded by the coding sequence atggatggtatagcCCCGCCAGCTATTATTACTGACCAGGATAGAGCAATGAAAAATGCCATTTCTATTGTATTTCCAAAAAGCAGACATAGATTTTGCCTGTGGCATATTCTGAAAAAAGTCCCCGAGAAGCTTGGTTCCCATCGTGCCTACAAAAGTGGCTTGAAAACCCAGATGATGAAATGtgtttatgacagtcaaaccattGAAGAGTTTGAGAAATCTTGGAAAGAGTTAATTGGCGCGTACAACTTGGCTAAGAATGTGTGGTTGCAAAGTTTGTATGCTGAGCGCACGCATTGGGTACCGGTATTTCTAAAGGAATATTTTTGGGCTGGCATGAGTACAACACAACggagcgagagcatgaatgcattttttgaagGATATGTTCATGCGAAgacaaacttgaaagagtttgtcgaCCAATTTGACAATGCCTTGAGGAAGAAAATGGAGAATGAAATCAGCTCGGACTTCCAATCTTTTAGCGTTACAATTCCATGCATATCTAGATCTCCGATCGAGAAGAGATTCCAACAGTTGTACACGAATGCAAAATTCAGAGAAGTGCAGAAGCAAGTTATGGGTCTAGTCGATATGGACCCATCTCTACTTAGACGAGATGGTGTGAAGAAGACCTATCTGGTAGAAGATGAAGTGCTAGTTGACGAGTTCACTAAACATGTTAACTTTCATGTGGACTTCAATGAGGAAGATTGCGATGTTAAGTGTTCATGTGGGTTATTCCAGATGAGGGGGATACTGTGCAGGCATATCTTGGCCATATTCAAATGTAACGGGATAAAAACTGTGCAAGATAGATACATTTTGAATCGATGGAGAAAGGACATCAAACGGAGATACACGTTAATCAGCAGTACATATGACACAGGGTCTCAGCGGGAAGATAGTAACAGATATTCAAGTCTATTGAATATCTGTTACCGGATGATTACACGTGCAGCGGGTTCGAAAGAGCATACTGAGGATGCAATGGCAAAGTTGTATTCTATGATTGAGTTGTATGGTGACACCCAAGAACCCCCTTCAATTCCCAAATGCCAGACCAATGTTGATGGTACatcaaataacataaatgacGTGCCAAGTGAAAAAATTGTACTCAGTTCACGAGTTGTGCGCGGAAAAGGCAGACCCCATCTCTGA